A genomic region of uncultured Roseibium sp. contains the following coding sequences:
- a CDS encoding PLP-dependent aminotransferase family protein: MKRHAGAVLSSIKIDKSAEKKISIQLYMSLRDLLLAGALTPGERLPATRTLAREIGVSRTTVIDAIDRLISEGLLEARVGSGTFVSEALNARLAPRPSATADNIVPVVPRLSHASRHAIPDFAPRARLPHRSEAFVTALPALDAFPMAQWAKLSARHWRKDRDRITGYGEPSGYPGLRNAIARQLNASRGIKCSPEQIFITNGAQRAFSLVGGMLVNPGEPIWFENPGAIGARNAFVAIGASPVPVRVDEDGLCIEDGLSKAPHFRLAFVTPSHQQPLGHVMSLSRRLALLKAANDADAMIVEDDYDGEFYYGDQPPPTLKSIDTHGRVIYVGTFSKSLFPALRLGFVLVPEPLVESFERVCQTWLAGVPTVTQAIVADFMDEGMFATHIRTMRQLYRERHDALMEEARRLAGQIDLQPTRSGFHAVGLVHPSLDENLIVAKAADEGITTVPLSRYALAPISQRGLVLGFGSTSPEEIRKGIDILEKIVTTGHCERLSA; this comes from the coding sequence ATGAAGCGGCACGCAGGCGCGGTCCTGTCATCCATCAAGATCGACAAGTCCGCGGAAAAGAAAATCTCGATCCAGCTCTACATGTCCTTGCGCGACCTGCTCCTGGCAGGCGCGTTGACACCGGGCGAACGATTGCCGGCCACACGGACCCTGGCGCGGGAAATCGGCGTGTCGCGCACGACCGTGATCGACGCCATCGACAGGCTGATATCGGAAGGTCTTCTGGAAGCGCGGGTCGGCTCCGGCACATTTGTCAGTGAAGCCCTGAACGCCCGTCTGGCGCCCAGACCGTCCGCGACCGCCGACAACATCGTTCCGGTCGTGCCGCGCCTGTCCCATGCGTCCCGCCATGCGATCCCCGATTTTGCCCCCCGCGCACGCCTTCCGCACAGGTCCGAAGCCTTTGTGACAGCCCTGCCCGCGCTCGATGCCTTTCCCATGGCCCAATGGGCGAAACTGTCGGCGCGGCACTGGCGCAAGGATCGCGATCGCATAACCGGTTACGGAGAACCTTCCGGATATCCGGGTCTCAGGAATGCGATTGCGCGGCAGCTCAACGCCTCGCGCGGCATCAAGTGTTCCCCGGAACAGATCTTCATCACCAACGGAGCCCAGCGCGCCTTCTCGCTCGTCGGCGGTATGCTGGTCAATCCGGGTGAACCGATCTGGTTCGAGAACCCCGGCGCGATCGGCGCGCGCAACGCCTTCGTCGCGATCGGCGCCTCCCCGGTTCCGGTCAGGGTCGACGAGGACGGCCTCTGCATAGAGGACGGCTTGTCAAAGGCCCCCCATTTCCGCCTCGCCTTCGTCACCCCCTCACACCAGCAGCCGCTCGGTCACGTCATGAGCCTGTCCCGCCGGCTCGCGCTCCTGAAGGCGGCCAATGATGCCGATGCGATGATCGTGGAAGACGACTATGACGGCGAGTTCTATTACGGCGACCAGCCGCCGCCGACGCTCAAGAGCATCGACACGCACGGGCGCGTCATCTATGTCGGCACCTTCTCCAAATCGCTGTTCCCGGCGCTGAGGCTCGGCTTCGTGCTTGTGCCCGAGCCTTTGGTGGAAAGCTTCGAGCGCGTCTGCCAGACCTGGCTCGCCGGCGTACCGACCGTAACCCAGGCGATCGTCGCCGACTTCATGGACGAGGGCATGTTCGCCACGCATATCCGCACCATGCGCCAGCTCTACAGGGAACGTCACGATGCGCTGATGGAAGAGGCGCGCAGACTTGCGGGACAGATCGACCTTCAGCCGACAAGAAGCGGTTTTCATGCGGTCGGGCTGGTGCACCCGTCCCTTGACGAAAACCTGATCGTCGCAAAAGCCGCCGATGAGGGCATCACCACGGTGCCGCTGTCGCGCTACGCCCTCGCCCCGATCTCGCAACGCGGCCTTGTGCTCGGCTTCGGCAGCACCAGTCCCGAGGAAATCCGAAAAGGCATCGACATACTTGAGAAAATTGTCACGACCGGTCATTGTGAAAGGCTGTCGGCATAA
- a CDS encoding FAD-dependent oxidoreductase encodes MRSDLFTDGYKTTPYWQDIAPQVDLAEFRLPEEIDVLVVGAGYTGLNAALQTAREGLGTLVIDAEQPGWGCSMRNGGQLSTSLKPSFTALSKRYGPDLATDLCREGQASLDYMHELSGDADLDLGLKEVGRFHGAHKPHLYEALARDCEKGHPVWKTDAFMVPKKELASELGTGAYHGGMVLPRHCSIDVSTYLPSLLRKAVASGAAVKGGCRAVSLERDGNGFRVTTTQGTCKAGKVLLATNGYSGPLSPWHQRRVIPIGSYVIATEEIPKELVDRLFPTDRVLSDTRKLVYYYRLSPDRKRVIFGGRVSLSETDPLKSAAKLHQDMAALFPELAAIRVSHTWMGFVGYTFDTLAHCGEDNGLYFAAGYCGSGVGMASYLGMRMGRKAAGRETAPSAFERISYPTRPLYSGNPWFLAPSVLVYRMRDRLGI; translated from the coding sequence ATGCGATCAGACCTCTTCACCGACGGCTACAAGACGACCCCGTACTGGCAGGACATCGCGCCGCAGGTCGACCTTGCGGAATTCCGGTTGCCCGAAGAGATCGACGTGCTCGTGGTCGGTGCCGGTTACACCGGTCTCAACGCCGCGCTTCAAACCGCCCGGGAAGGACTTGGCACCCTCGTCATCGATGCCGAACAACCCGGCTGGGGCTGCTCCATGCGCAATGGCGGCCAGCTTTCCACAAGCCTCAAACCGTCATTCACCGCGCTGTCGAAAAGGTACGGACCTGACCTTGCAACGGACCTTTGCAGGGAAGGACAGGCATCGCTCGACTACATGCATGAGTTATCTGGAGATGCCGATCTTGATCTCGGCCTGAAGGAGGTCGGTCGTTTTCACGGCGCTCACAAGCCTCATCTCTATGAAGCGCTTGCGCGCGATTGCGAGAAGGGCCATCCGGTCTGGAAGACCGATGCCTTCATGGTCCCGAAGAAAGAGCTGGCATCCGAGCTTGGAACCGGCGCCTATCACGGCGGCATGGTGCTTCCCCGCCATTGCAGCATCGACGTTTCGACGTATCTGCCGTCGCTGCTTCGCAAGGCTGTCGCATCAGGCGCCGCTGTCAAAGGCGGCTGCCGCGCGGTGTCGCTGGAGCGTGACGGCAACGGTTTCCGGGTCACGACCACCCAGGGCACCTGCAAGGCAGGCAAGGTCCTCCTGGCGACAAACGGCTACTCGGGACCGCTGTCCCCCTGGCATCAGCGCAGGGTGATCCCGATCGGGTCCTATGTCATCGCGACGGAAGAAATCCCGAAGGAATTGGTCGACCGGCTGTTTCCGACGGACCGGGTCCTCTCAGACACGCGTAAGCTCGTCTATTACTACCGCCTGTCACCGGACCGCAAACGCGTCATTTTCGGCGGGCGGGTTTCCCTGAGTGAGACCGATCCGCTGAAGAGCGCTGCAAAGCTGCACCAGGACATGGCCGCGCTTTTTCCGGAACTCGCCGCGATCCGTGTCAGCCACACCTGGATGGGGTTCGTCGGCTACACATTCGACACGCTCGCCCATTGCGGAGAGGACAACGGCCTCTACTTCGCTGCCGGATACTGCGGATCGGGCGTCGGCATGGCCAGCTATCTCGGCATGCGCATGGGCAGAAAGGCCGCCGGTCGTGAAACAGCCCCCTCCGCCTTTGAACGCATCTCCTACCCGACGCGCCCGCTTTATTCCGGCAATCCCTGGTTCCTGGCACCGTCTGTGCTGGTCTACCGGATGCGAGACCGGCTCGGCATCTGA
- a CDS encoding GSCFA domain-containing protein has protein sequence MTNPYVSQPQKAFWKSGVSECSPLLLPDVYKPRFEIDRTMRITCAGSCFAQHIGGQFKKRNFRFIDLEPPPPMLAQNDWHAFGFDLYSARYGNIYTARQLVQMLARADGSLKPTETVWLDDRGRARDPFRPAIEPRGFGSAEELRNDQAYHLAQVSKLLDTTDLFVFTLGLTEAWECVADGVVLPTCPGTVGGTFDADKYRFKNFSFLETLNDMKTFIEIARMHNPAMKFLFTVSPVPLTATATDDHVLAATVHSKSILRAVAGELYQTYDYVDYFPSYELVASHPMRAMFYMPNLRAVALQGVAHVMDVFFSSIGDTSLAEEEPYQGSGQSGRPVKANDDVVCEEEILEMVG, from the coding sequence ATGACCAATCCCTATGTTTCTCAGCCTCAAAAAGCATTCTGGAAATCAGGCGTTTCCGAGTGCTCTCCGTTGTTGCTGCCGGACGTTTACAAGCCCAGGTTTGAAATCGACCGCACGATGCGCATCACCTGCGCGGGAAGTTGTTTTGCGCAGCACATAGGCGGACAGTTCAAGAAGCGGAACTTCCGGTTCATCGACCTTGAACCTCCCCCCCCAATGCTCGCACAGAACGACTGGCACGCTTTTGGCTTCGATCTTTATTCGGCACGCTACGGCAATATCTACACGGCCCGACAACTCGTTCAGATGCTGGCACGTGCAGATGGCTCGCTGAAGCCGACTGAAACCGTTTGGTTGGATGATCGAGGCCGGGCACGGGATCCGTTTCGACCCGCGATCGAACCTCGGGGGTTCGGGTCCGCCGAAGAATTGAGGAACGATCAGGCATACCACCTGGCGCAGGTTTCGAAGCTCTTGGACACGACGGACCTGTTCGTCTTCACCTTGGGATTGACCGAGGCATGGGAGTGTGTTGCCGATGGCGTGGTTCTGCCCACGTGCCCCGGTACTGTCGGCGGGACTTTTGACGCCGACAAATATCGGTTCAAGAACTTCTCTTTTCTTGAAACACTCAACGATATGAAGACCTTCATCGAAATTGCACGGATGCATAATCCCGCGATGAAGTTTTTGTTCACTGTCTCACCGGTGCCGTTGACCGCAACCGCGACGGATGATCACGTTCTGGCGGCCACAGTCCATTCAAAGTCGATCCTGCGCGCTGTGGCGGGCGAATTGTACCAGACATACGATTATGTCGACTATTTTCCATCTTATGAGCTTGTCGCCTCACATCCCATGCGCGCCATGTTCTACATGCCAAACCTCAGAGCGGTGGCGCTCCAGGGTGTTGCTCACGTCATGGATGTCTTCTTCTCCTCAATCGGAGACACAAGCCTTGCCGAGGAGGAACCGTATCAAGGTTCAGGCCAATCGGGACGTCCGGTAAAAGCGAACGACGATGTCGTTTGTGAAGAAGAAATTCTGGAGATGGTCGGCTGA
- a CDS encoding ABC transporter ATP-binding protein has product MTDTSPYDLEALGVSKNFGSFSAVKEVSFDIPSGSFFSILGPSGCGKTTLMRMIAGFEEPSGGDIRIKGKSVLGTPPNRRNVKMVFQHLALFPMMNVYENIAYGLRCNGAGSAEIKRKVHDVLERIALPDVGEREIHQLSGGQKQRIAIARCMVLDPDVLLLDEPLGALDLKLREAMKIELKLLQHQFNTTFVYITHDQSEALVMSDNVAIMNQGEFEQIGTPQELYHRPKTAFVAGFVGDSNRWSGVVKASDATGGKVETEQGLPISFSSAGEATIQEGSKVNIFVRPEFIKTVRAGDADQQAGSGDNRMDGTVDSLLFNGANSRILVRTGSGELVEADVTLTGDNDLKPGEDVHLVWSAKQAMCFAEQGTA; this is encoded by the coding sequence ATGACAGACACTTCTCCTTACGATCTCGAAGCCCTCGGCGTTTCCAAGAATTTCGGCTCCTTCAGCGCGGTCAAGGAAGTCTCGTTCGACATTCCGAGCGGCTCGTTCTTCTCCATCCTCGGGCCGTCCGGCTGCGGCAAGACAACCCTCATGCGCATGATTGCCGGCTTCGAAGAGCCCAGCGGCGGCGATATCAGGATCAAGGGCAAGTCGGTACTGGGCACCCCGCCCAACAGGCGAAACGTCAAGATGGTGTTTCAGCACCTCGCCCTGTTTCCGATGATGAATGTCTACGAGAACATCGCCTATGGCCTTAGGTGCAACGGGGCAGGCAGCGCCGAGATCAAGCGCAAGGTACATGACGTCCTGGAGCGTATCGCGTTGCCCGATGTCGGCGAGCGGGAAATACACCAGCTGTCCGGCGGACAGAAACAGCGCATCGCCATTGCCCGCTGCATGGTTCTGGATCCCGATGTTCTGTTGCTCGACGAACCGCTCGGCGCGCTCGACCTGAAGCTGCGCGAGGCCATGAAGATCGAACTGAAGCTGCTGCAGCACCAGTTCAACACCACATTCGTCTACATCACGCACGACCAGTCGGAAGCCCTGGTGATGTCGGACAACGTCGCCATCATGAACCAGGGCGAATTCGAGCAGATCGGCACGCCGCAGGAGCTCTATCATCGCCCGAAAACAGCGTTCGTTGCCGGCTTTGTCGGCGACAGCAACCGCTGGTCCGGGGTGGTAAAGGCAAGCGACGCGACGGGCGGTAAGGTGGAAACGGAACAGGGCCTGCCGATAAGCTTTTCCTCCGCCGGCGAAGCCACCATTCAGGAAGGCTCGAAGGTCAACATCTTCGTGCGTCCCGAATTCATAAAGACGGTTCGGGCAGGCGATGCCGATCAGCAGGCCGGGAGCGGCGACAACAGGATGGACGGCACCGTCGACAGCCTGCTCTTCAACGGCGCGAACAGCCGCATCCTGGTGCGCACAGGCAGCGGCGAACTGGTCGAGGCGGACGTGACCCTGACCGGCGACAACGACCTGAAGCCGGGAGAGGATGTACACCTCGTCTGGTCCGCAAAACAGGCCATGTGCTTCGCCGAGCAGGGGACCGCGTGA
- a CDS encoding ABC transporter permease — protein sequence MLAQNKTTPFLLGYRLYVIAFFIFLAAPLISAGAFAFNDSLFPALPWQGFTLDWFFGDTEPKLGMFHDRRLLQGLYYSFVIAIFVAALSVFVGTTNAFLFVRGEFPGKNFFYILMVVPLVIPGVILGISILVLASDTANFFEDRFDLELEFLRPGLLLVVIGQFSFIATITSLVITARLKKFDDTMEEAAFNLGASRARVLRTITLPFLRPAMIAAGIVAFLVSFENFNTTLFLVGSEAPLTITMYDRMAKVGSTPVLNAVSFFLMVGSGLLALLSIVVQRDKSAR from the coding sequence ATGCTTGCGCAGAACAAGACCACGCCCTTCCTGCTCGGTTACCGGCTTTACGTCATCGCCTTCTTCATTTTTCTGGCAGCCCCGCTGATCTCCGCCGGTGCGTTCGCCTTCAATGACAGCCTGTTCCCGGCCCTGCCCTGGCAGGGCTTCACGCTCGACTGGTTCTTCGGCGACACGGAGCCGAAACTGGGAATGTTCCACGACCGGCGTCTGTTGCAGGGTCTCTATTACTCCTTCGTGATCGCGATTTTCGTTGCCGCGCTCTCCGTTTTCGTCGGCACCACAAATGCGTTCCTGTTTGTCAGGGGCGAGTTTCCGGGCAAGAACTTCTTCTACATTCTGATGGTCGTGCCGCTGGTGATCCCCGGCGTGATCCTCGGCATCTCCATCCTTGTTCTGGCAAGCGACACCGCCAACTTTTTCGAAGACCGCTTCGATCTGGAACTGGAGTTCCTGCGGCCCGGACTTCTGCTTGTCGTCATCGGACAGTTTTCCTTCATCGCCACGATCACTTCCCTGGTCATCACCGCCAGGCTGAAGAAATTCGACGACACCATGGAGGAAGCGGCATTCAATCTCGGTGCGTCCCGCGCCCGCGTCCTGCGCACGATCACGCTGCCGTTCCTGCGTCCGGCCATGATCGCGGCCGGGATCGTCGCCTTCCTGGTCTCGTTCGAAAACTTCAACACCACGCTGTTTCTCGTCGGCTCCGAAGCCCCGCTGACCATCACCATGTACGACCGGATGGCGAAGGTCGGTTCGACGCCGGTGCTGAATGCGGTTTCCTTCTTTCTGATGGTCGGATCCGGATTGCTGGCCCTCTTGTCGATCGTGGTGCAGCGCGACAAGTCGGCCCGCTAG
- a CDS encoding YHS domain-containing (seleno)protein — MKTYGKNIAAVSMAMAMSFLANQALAVDEHYVDGGAVVGGTDVVAYHTVGAPTPGSADFASEYQGATWHFASAENKALFDADPAKYAPAYGGWCSAGASKGKKVATQPDLWAIVDGQLYLNSSPAAHNKLFLADTGTVISKGESNWKVIFATSREALLEQ; from the coding sequence ATGAAGACCTACGGAAAAAACATCGCGGCGGTTTCCATGGCAATGGCCATGAGCTTTCTGGCAAATCAGGCTCTCGCCGTTGACGAGCATTACGTCGATGGCGGCGCCGTCGTCGGAGGCACCGACGTCGTCGCCTATCACACCGTCGGAGCGCCAACGCCCGGGTCTGCGGATTTTGCGTCCGAGTACCAGGGCGCGACCTGGCATTTTGCGTCCGCGGAAAACAAGGCGCTGTTTGATGCCGACCCCGCGAAGTATGCACCGGCCTATGGTGGTTGGTGCTCTGCAGGCGCCAGCAAGGGCAAGAAAGTGGCGACGCAACCCGATCTCTGGGCCATCGTTGACGGCCAGCTCTACCTCAACAGCAGCCCGGCGGCCCATAACAAGCTCTTCCTCGCGGACACCGGGACCGTGATCTCGAAAGGCGAGTCAAACTGGAAAGTGATCTTCGCCACCTCCCGCGAAGCCCTTCTGGAACAATAG
- a CDS encoding ABC transporter permease, whose translation MQNKDIKRLSLILLFAPFALWIILLIMLPHIGMVILSLKEKVAPRVYQYSFANYLEFINEPIYWNTLLRTGSMSLLVTALALIIGFPIAYYIAKIAGPRSRGGLFLLCLIPLWVSDLIRAFGWILLLRETGVISNFLLWTGLVGAPVEFLYNDVAVIIGLTYTVILFMIVPLVSTLDGMDNSMIEAGYNLGGNGFTVLRRIIIPYAMPGIVAGCIVTFMLTAGSYLTPILLGGKNSSWFTEQIYNQFITRFNWEGGAAFGMLLLLFTSFVIWLGLKLSGQTLANTVAKS comes from the coding sequence ATGCAGAACAAGGACATCAAGCGGCTGTCGCTCATCCTGCTGTTTGCCCCCTTTGCGCTCTGGATCATCCTTTTGATCATGCTGCCGCATATCGGCATGGTGATCCTGTCGCTCAAGGAGAAGGTGGCCCCGCGCGTCTATCAGTACAGCTTTGCCAACTATCTGGAATTCATCAACGAGCCGATTTACTGGAACACGCTTCTGCGTACCGGGTCGATGTCCTTGCTGGTGACGGCATTGGCTCTGATCATCGGCTTCCCAATCGCCTACTACATCGCCAAGATCGCCGGGCCGCGCTCCCGCGGCGGACTGTTTCTGCTGTGCCTCATACCGCTTTGGGTCAGTGATCTGATCCGCGCCTTCGGCTGGATCCTGCTCCTGCGCGAAACCGGTGTCATCTCGAATTTCCTGCTCTGGACCGGCCTCGTCGGCGCCCCTGTCGAATTTCTCTACAATGACGTCGCCGTCATAATCGGCCTGACCTACACGGTGATCCTGTTCATGATCGTGCCGCTGGTCTCCACGCTGGACGGCATGGACAATTCGATGATCGAGGCGGGCTACAATCTGGGCGGCAACGGCTTCACGGTATTGCGCCGGATCATAATTCCCTACGCGATGCCGGGGATCGTTGCGGGCTGTATCGTGACCTTCATGCTGACGGCCGGGTCCTATCTGACCCCGATCCTGCTCGGCGGAAAGAACTCGAGCTGGTTCACCGAGCAGATCTACAACCAGTTCATCACCCGCTTCAACTGGGAGGGCGGCGCTGCGTTCGGCATGCTGCTCCTGCTGTTCACGTCATTCGTCATCTGGCTCGGCCTGAAACTGAGCGGGCAGACGCTGGCCAACACCGTTGCCAAGAGCTGA
- a CDS encoding GMC family oxidoreductase N-terminal domain-containing protein, which translates to MSEFDFVIVGAGSAGSVVANRLSANGKYSVCVLEAGGSDLNVWIWMPIGYGKAFYNRHINWMYRTEPDPGLNDRSGYWPRGKVLGGSSSINAMVYIRGQHADFEDWKAMGNPGWGWEDVLPIFRRSETNDAGPCDFRGGDGPLHVSSMTRDVHPLCANFLEAAEEAGFKRNPDFNGADQEGVGLYQITAKDGFRMSTARAYLTPARKRPNVDVITRAHTTRLIVEEGRVTGAVYSRNGAEFSVKARREVILSAGAVNSPQILMLSGIGDGAELQSKGIGTQLHRPAVGRNLQDHLGHDYLYRSRVPTLNQQLYPWWGKLFQGIRYVLTRRGPLSLSVNQAGGFVKSNPDTLRPNMQLYFSPVSYTKAPKGKRPLMNPDPFPGFLLGMQPTRPTSRGHIALRSSDPFDTPEIHPNSLSTNHDLTEMIEGCRLMRQIAGSPALQEIIEEEISPGPGIQSDEEILEDVRNRSSTVFHPVSTCRMGSDQTENVVDHRLKVYGIEGLRIVDASIFPTVTSGNTNAPAIMVGEKGSDMILEDTRAA; encoded by the coding sequence ATGAGCGAATTCGACTTTGTCATCGTCGGAGCAGGGTCTGCAGGGTCAGTGGTTGCCAACCGCCTTTCGGCCAACGGCAAATACTCCGTCTGTGTCCTGGAAGCAGGCGGCTCCGACCTGAACGTCTGGATCTGGATGCCGATCGGCTACGGCAAGGCGTTCTATAACCGGCACATCAACTGGATGTACCGGACGGAACCCGATCCGGGATTGAACGATCGCTCCGGCTACTGGCCGCGCGGCAAGGTCCTCGGCGGGTCCAGTTCCATCAACGCGATGGTCTACATCCGCGGACAGCACGCCGACTTCGAGGACTGGAAGGCGATGGGCAATCCCGGCTGGGGCTGGGAGGATGTGCTCCCCATCTTCCGGCGCTCCGAGACCAATGACGCAGGGCCCTGCGACTTTCGCGGCGGAGATGGACCCCTTCATGTCTCCAGCATGACCCGCGATGTCCACCCCCTGTGCGCGAACTTTCTTGAAGCCGCCGAGGAAGCCGGTTTCAAACGCAATCCCGATTTCAACGGCGCTGATCAGGAAGGCGTCGGGCTTTACCAGATCACGGCAAAGGACGGGTTTCGCATGTCGACCGCGCGCGCATACCTCACCCCGGCCCGGAAGCGTCCCAATGTGGACGTGATCACCAGAGCCCACACGACACGCTTGATCGTCGAGGAAGGCCGGGTGACGGGCGCGGTCTACAGCCGCAATGGCGCGGAATTTTCCGTGAAGGCGCGGCGCGAGGTCATCCTCAGCGCGGGCGCGGTCAATTCACCGCAGATCCTGATGCTGTCCGGGATCGGCGACGGTGCCGAGCTGCAGTCGAAAGGCATCGGCACCCAGCTACACCGGCCCGCTGTTGGCAGGAATCTTCAGGATCATCTCGGACACGACTATCTCTACCGTTCCAGGGTGCCGACCCTCAACCAGCAGCTCTATCCCTGGTGGGGCAAGCTTTTCCAGGGCATTCGCTATGTCCTGACCCGGCGCGGCCCGCTCTCGCTCAGTGTCAACCAGGCGGGCGGATTTGTGAAAAGCAACCCGGACACGCTCCGGCCGAACATGCAGCTCTATTTTTCACCCGTAAGCTATACCAAGGCACCGAAGGGCAAGCGCCCGCTGATGAACCCGGACCCGTTTCCGGGATTTCTGCTTGGCATGCAGCCAACCCGGCCGACAAGCCGCGGCCACATCGCGCTTCGCTCCAGCGATCCCTTCGACACACCGGAAATTCACCCGAATTCCCTCAGCACCAACCACGATCTTACCGAAATGATCGAAGGCTGCAGACTCATGCGCCAGATTGCCGGAAGCCCGGCCCTGCAGGAGATCATCGAGGAGGAGATCAGTCCGGGTCCCGGAATTCAGTCCGACGAGGAGATACTGGAAGATGTCCGCAACCGCAGTTCCACGGTTTTCCACCCGGTCAGCACCTGCCGCATGGGTTCCGACCAAACGGAAAACGTGGTCGACCACAGGCTGAAGGTCTACGGCATCGAAGGCTTGCGCATTGTCGACGCCTCGATCTTTCCGACGGTCACCTCCGGCAACACCAATGCACCCGCGATCATGGTCGGTGAAAAGGGATCGGACATGATCCTGGAAGACACACGGGCGGCATAG
- a CDS encoding extracellular solute-binding protein has product MHFKSTLAGLLAATMLAGAGSAQAETLRLLTWGSYAPDELIEKFEAEYPDIDVEVTFSNNEEMIAKLRATGGAGFDLAQPSHDRIYAAQLEYDIYKPLDLSKIDTSVMEAKLLDGVKANTTIEGEVYAVPHQWGTSGLMADKTKAPDLKSWADLCNPEYKGKTSMRLKRTILLGTAFSMGEDPFAAYSDLEKYQGILDKVADKLIECKDNIKAYWKGGDDLSAMMLSGEIVGSETWDSTAYKLFDQNENIVFVPPAEGALAWIDTFALPRKAKADDAAYKWINFVLRPENVTLMSASTGAIAAVQGGQDLLPEDKKAAVNAAFTKEDIDNLKFFANIPPGVEDMEGKTLEKIKAATGG; this is encoded by the coding sequence ATGCATTTCAAATCTACTCTAGCAGGCCTTTTGGCGGCAACCATGCTTGCCGGTGCCGGGTCGGCACAGGCCGAGACGCTTCGCCTTTTGACCTGGGGTTCCTATGCGCCGGACGAGCTTATTGAAAAGTTCGAGGCGGAGTATCCGGATATCGACGTCGAGGTGACCTTTTCCAACAACGAGGAAATGATCGCGAAACTGCGCGCCACCGGTGGTGCCGGTTTCGACCTTGCGCAGCCGAGCCACGACCGCATCTACGCGGCCCAGCTGGAATACGACATCTACAAGCCGCTCGACCTTTCGAAGATCGACACATCCGTCATGGAGGCGAAGCTTCTGGACGGCGTGAAGGCCAACACCACGATCGAAGGCGAGGTCTATGCCGTTCCGCACCAGTGGGGCACCTCGGGCCTGATGGCCGACAAGACCAAAGCGCCGGACCTGAAGAGCTGGGCGGATCTCTGCAATCCGGAATACAAGGGCAAGACTTCCATGCGCCTGAAGCGCACGATCCTGCTCGGCACGGCGTTTTCCATGGGTGAGGACCCGTTCGCGGCCTATTCCGATCTCGAAAAATACCAGGGCATCCTCGACAAGGTCGCCGACAAGCTGATCGAGTGCAAGGACAACATCAAGGCGTACTGGAAGGGTGGCGACGACCTCTCGGCCATGATGCTGTCTGGTGAAATCGTCGGGTCGGAAACATGGGATTCCACTGCGTACAAGCTGTTCGACCAGAATGAAAACATTGTTTTCGTGCCGCCTGCGGAAGGCGCTCTTGCCTGGATCGACACCTTCGCGCTGCCGCGCAAGGCCAAGGCGGACGATGCTGCCTACAAGTGGATCAACTTCGTTCTTCGCCCGGAAAACGTCACGCTGATGTCCGCCAGCACCGGTGCCATCGCCGCCGTCCAGGGTGGTCAGGACCTGTTGCCGGAAGACAAGAAGGCAGCGGTCAACGCGGCCTTCACCAAAGAGGACATCGACAACCTGAAATTCTTCGCCAACATTCCTCCGGGAGTGGAAGACATGGAAGGCAAGACGCTTGAAAAGATCAAGGCGGCGACAGGCGGCTGA
- a CDS encoding response regulator transcription factor: protein MSGKVGAIVAKAKILVVEDDENILNLLSAYLESAGHDVVEHQDGSTGYKAALTDTFDFCIFDVMLPHRSGTEIVEAMRSQGISTPVLFLTALGAENNVLRGFAAGVDDYVVKPFSPRELIVRIQAILRRSQMTHTHRDDVVEVGPLKLDLDQPTCNLRGENIALTPYEHKILRRLLEHPSRVLSRGQLIALLYGNDAAVGPKAIDVHVHNLRTKLGDETGSMIETVRGFGYRFAAAGDLELRIQ from the coding sequence ATGTCCGGAAAGGTGGGCGCCATCGTTGCCAAGGCAAAAATTCTGGTTGTCGAAGACGATGAGAACATCCTCAATCTTCTGAGCGCCTATCTTGAAAGTGCAGGCCACGACGTTGTGGAGCATCAGGACGGTTCGACGGGATACAAGGCGGCTCTCACCGACACGTTCGACTTCTGCATCTTCGATGTGATGCTGCCGCACAGATCGGGGACAGAGATCGTCGAGGCGATGCGTTCGCAAGGCATCTCGACACCCGTCCTGTTTCTGACGGCGCTCGGCGCGGAAAACAACGTGCTCCGGGGTTTTGCTGCCGGGGTGGATGACTATGTCGTCAAACCGTTTTCTCCACGCGAGTTGATTGTTCGCATTCAGGCGATCCTGCGCCGCAGTCAGATGACCCATACGCACCGCGACGATGTGGTCGAAGTCGGCCCCCTGAAGCTGGACCTCGATCAGCCGACCTGCAATCTGCGTGGTGAGAACATCGCGCTGACGCCCTATGAGCACAAGATCCTGAGACGTCTCCTGGAACATCCCAGCCGGGTCCTGTCCCGCGGCCAGTTGATCGCGCTTCTTTATGGGAACGACGCCGCCGTCGGACCCAAGGCGATAGACGTGCACGTCCACAATCTGCGCACCAAGCTGGGAGACGAGACCGGCTCGATGATCGAAACGGTACGGGGCTTCGGCTACCGGTTCGCGGCCGCGGGCGACCTGGAGCTCAGGATACAGTGA